The genomic window TAGTTGAACCCGTACCTAACCCCACAATAGAATTTGACTTGACGCGCTGTGCTGCGGCTTTACCGACTTGTTCTTTCATCAACTTAGCTAAATCTTCTGTCATACCAAACCCTTTATAAATGACGTGTCTAGTATATATTTGCGCGGTGGGTATAGATTAGAGAAGACAAGAAATTTAGATTGTAAGCCGCGAAAGTTAGTACATGAGTTTACCTGTTTGGTTGACACCCAGCCATTTTATTATTTTGGGTCTTTTACTTGGATTTGCGATCGCCCACAGTGGTCTAGCAGCTTTACGAACATCAGTTGAAAAGCTTATTGGCGCTCGGTTTTATAGGGTTATTTTTGCTTTAGTTAGTCTACCGTTAGCTGTAATATTAGTTATCTATTTTTTTAACCATCGCTACGATGGCGCTCAACTTTGGCAAGTCCAAGGAGTTCCCGGTGTGGGAAACTTTGTTTGGATAGTGTCAGCGATTTCTTTTTTGTTTCTTTATCCAGCAACCTTTAATTTGCTAGAGATTGCGGCGATTCAAAAGCCCGAAGTCCATTTATTTGAAACGGGAATTATCCGCATTACTCGCCATCCACAAATGGTGGGACAAGTCTTGTGGTGTATAGCTCATACTCTATGGATTGGGACGAGTTTTACTTTAGTTACGTCTATTGGCTTAGTATTACATCACTTGTTTGGAGTTTGGCATGGCGATCGCCGTTTAGCATCCCGCTATGGTGAAGCTTTTGAAAAAGTTAAGTCTCGCACTTCTATCGTGCCTTTTTTAGCGATGCTGCGCGGACAACAGACTTTAAAAATTTCTGAATTTATTCGCCCGTCTTATCTAGGTGTCGCGATCTTTATCATTGCTTTATGGTACTCTCACCCGCTTTTAATTAGCTCAACAAGCCACGTTGATTGGTAAGAAACACTTTTTTGTACAACTGCTCGTTAACTTTACAGACAACGATCCCAAAGATATAATGTTTTTTTGCAAAATTGCTCGTTAGTGTTACAGACATTGATCCCAGATAGATGTAGCATGATCCACAATAGGTTATCAGTCAAAAGCAGTGGGTAGTAATGCCATTAATGTCAATTCAAAACTGACAACTGCAATCAAACAATAAATATCTATAAATTTAAGGTCAAAAGCTTATGGTGTTGTTAGTTAGCGATCGCACGTTTGAGCAAGAAGTATTAGCATCACCCATTCCGGTTTTAGTCAATTTTGGTGCGCCTTGGTGTGGTTTATGCCACCTGATTCAGCCGCTATTATTGCAATTTCATAGCCAATACAATAGTCAGATTAAACTGGTAAAAGTCAATGCTGATGAGAACTTCAAGCTCTCCAACACCTATCGACTGAAGACTCTACCTACCTTACTTTTAGTTGAAAATGGTCAAGTACGCGATCGCCTTGAGGGTTTTCATAACCCCAATGATTTACGGTTGATTCTAGAAGATATCAAGATTAGCTATTCGCAACCGCTAAATAACTCTTTAAAAACTGACAATTGGCAACATCGGCGTTCGGCTTAACTAAGTCAAGCTTTCTTATAAATTTGGTGTTTTTAACAATTGTCCCGCTCGGATTCCTTCGGGTGGGATATTTTATGACAAAACCTATATGTTACAACTATTAACAGTTTGCTCAATACCAATACAAAACTCTTAAAGTAGTCGTCAGTGATGGAAACAATCTATCAATATGCCTGGCTAATTCCAGTATTACCTCTTTTGGGGGCAATGCTAGTCGGTCTGGGGTTAATATCAGTAAGCGAGGTGACAAACCGCTTGCGACAGCTAAACGCTGTATTCATTGTCTCGTTACTTGGTGGGGCGATGGCGCTCTCTATTGCCTTGCTGTGGAGTCAAATTAACGGACATCCAACTTATACCTATACGTTGGAATGGGCAGCAGCAGGAAACTTTCACCTCAATATGGGCTACACTATTGACCACCTAACAGCCCTAATGTTAGTAATCGTCACCACTGTAGCAATACTTGTCATGGTTTATACCGATGGCTACATGGCTCACGATGCTGGTTATGTAAGATTTTATGCGTATTTGAGCTTATTTAGCTCCTCAATGCTGGGTTTGGTAGTTAGTCCCAACTTAGTCCAAATCTACATTTTCTGGGAATTGGTAGGGATGTGTTCGTACTTACTTGTAGGTTTTTGGTACGATCGCAAACCCGCCGCCGATGCAGCCCAAAAAGCTTTTGTAGTCAACCGTGTAGGTGACTTTGGCTTATTGTTGGGGATTTTAGGGTTATTTTGGGCAACTGGAAGCTTTGAATTTGAAATAATGGGCGATCGCCTCCATGCTTTAGTAGAAGCAGGTTCGATTAGTAACTTTTTAGCGATCGTCCTAGCGATACTGGTATTCTTAGGACCGGCAGCTAAATCGGCGCAATTTCCCTTGCACGTTTGGCTACCCGATGCGATGGAAGGCCCAACCCCAATTTCCGCGCTGATTCACGCGGCGACAATGGTAGCGGCGGGAGTGTTTTTAATTGCCCGGATGTACCCAGTATTTGAAGGCGTACCCGCAGCGATGAATGTAATTGCTTATACAGGGGCATTTACAGCCTTTTTGGGGGCGACGATCGCTATTACCCAAAATGACATCAAAAAAGGCTTGGCTTACTCCACTATTTCCCAGCTTGGCTATATGGTAATGGCTATGGGAATTGGGGCTTATAGTGCGGGGTTATTTCACTTAATGACTCACGCTTACTTTAAGGCAATGCTATTTTTGGGTTCGGGTTCGGTAATTCATGGGATGGAATCGGTAGTAGGACACGATCCGGCTTTAGCGCAAGATATGCGAATGATGGGCGGATTGCGTAAATATATGCCCTTTACCTCCATTACCTTTTTAATTGGTTGCGTAGCTATTTCGGGTTTACCGCCTTTTGCTGGTTTTTGGTCAAAAGACGAGATTTTGGGACAAGCTTTTGCCGCCAACCCTTTACTATGGGCGATCGGCTGGGTGACGGCGGGAATTACGGCGTTTTATATGTTCCGTATGTACTTCAGCACCTTTGAAGGCTCTTTTCGCGGTAATGATGACAAAATTAAGCACGAACTCAAGGCGGGATCTAATGTCCTTACTCCCAATTTTGGGCCGGGGGCGATGGATACTAGAGAACTTGCAGCAGTTAGCCACGATACAGACCATCACCACAGCACTAGCCCCCATGAATCGCCCTGGACGATGACTTTACCATTAGTCGTTTTAGCGATTCCTTCGATGTTAATTGGGCTTGTAGGCACACCTTACGCTAATTATTTTGAGGAGTTTATACATCCTCCCAGTGAAAGTGCGATCGCCATTGCCGAAAAAGCAGCAGAATTTAACCAATCTGAGTTTTTTGTGATGGCGGGTAGTTCTGTAGGTATATCTTTAATTGGGATTACCTTAGCCTCGATGA from Synechocystis sp. PCC 7509 includes these protein-coding regions:
- a CDS encoding NnrU family protein; this translates as MSLPVWLTPSHFIILGLLLGFAIAHSGLAALRTSVEKLIGARFYRVIFALVSLPLAVILVIYFFNHRYDGAQLWQVQGVPGVGNFVWIVSAISFLFLYPATFNLLEIAAIQKPEVHLFETGIIRITRHPQMVGQVLWCIAHTLWIGTSFTLVTSIGLVLHHLFGVWHGDRRLASRYGEAFEKVKSRTSIVPFLAMLRGQQTLKISEFIRPSYLGVAIFIIALWYSHPLLISSTSHVDW
- a CDS encoding thioredoxin family protein is translated as MVLLVSDRTFEQEVLASPIPVLVNFGAPWCGLCHLIQPLLLQFHSQYNSQIKLVKVNADENFKLSNTYRLKTLPTLLLVENGQVRDRLEGFHNPNDLRLILEDIKISYSQPLNNSLKTDNWQHRRSA
- a CDS encoding NAD(P)H-quinone oxidoreductase subunit 5, producing the protein METIYQYAWLIPVLPLLGAMLVGLGLISVSEVTNRLRQLNAVFIVSLLGGAMALSIALLWSQINGHPTYTYTLEWAAAGNFHLNMGYTIDHLTALMLVIVTTVAILVMVYTDGYMAHDAGYVRFYAYLSLFSSSMLGLVVSPNLVQIYIFWELVGMCSYLLVGFWYDRKPAADAAQKAFVVNRVGDFGLLLGILGLFWATGSFEFEIMGDRLHALVEAGSISNFLAIVLAILVFLGPAAKSAQFPLHVWLPDAMEGPTPISALIHAATMVAAGVFLIARMYPVFEGVPAAMNVIAYTGAFTAFLGATIAITQNDIKKGLAYSTISQLGYMVMAMGIGAYSAGLFHLMTHAYFKAMLFLGSGSVIHGMESVVGHDPALAQDMRMMGGLRKYMPFTSITFLIGCVAISGLPPFAGFWSKDEILGQAFAANPLLWAIGWVTAGITAFYMFRMYFSTFEGSFRGNDDKIKHELKAGSNVLTPNFGPGAMDTRELAAVSHDTDHHHSTSPHESPWTMTLPLVVLAIPSMLIGLVGTPYANYFEEFIHPPSESAIAIAEKAAEFNQSEFFVMAGSSVGISLIGITLASMMYLWGKIDPSAIAQKFPSLYALSLNKWYFDEVYDRVFVQGLRRLARQVMEVDFRVVDGAVNLTGFFTLVSGEGLKYLENGRAQFYALIIFAAVLGLVVVFGVT